The sequence GAGGATGATGGTGGCAAATAAGAGAATGAGTCCCGCCGCCCCCAAGGCGTAAAGAAGACCACTCATCATTTTGCCAGACTTGTCATCAGCACCACGGGCTTGGTCCTTCGTCTCTGTCTTGTTTTCGTCCGAAGGGCGTGGCTCTTCAGTCTTGTCACTGACAGGCTCATACTTCGGCCCCTGGATTGGGTCACCCAGCACCTTGGAGGTGAGGTAATACTTCATGGTGGCACGCTTGTCAGAGGGGTTATCTTCGCCCTCCCCCGATTCATCTCCCTTACCACTGTCCAAGGTCACCACAATGTAGTAATCACCCTCCAACCAGTTCGCGTTGCCATAGGAGTTCGCCGCATTTGAGCTGAAACGGTTGCTAAAAGCAACAGGCTTGGACGCCGAAGCTGACCCTTCGTCCCCCTCCTTGGGCCAGATTAAATTCTCAGGCTCCCCAGCTTCCTCCCGAACTGGATTGAGGATAGCCACGTCAAGGAATGAGTATTGGAGTGCCTGCTCGTCCGAGACCTCACCAGCTTTGATTGCGGCAGCCAACTGCTGGCCTTCCTTCATAGGGACCTTGTAGACGTGCGCTTCGCCCTGCACAATGTCGGTTTCGATGGTCTGTCCACTGCGAAGCTCCGCGGCATTGTTAAACCAGTTTCCGGGAGCCATCTGTTCAGCGCCGTTGGCGTTGGCATGGAGTTCACCGTCCAGCTCGCTGCTGAGACCGCTGACGAGTTCGTCCTTGTTGGATACTGGGTCAACGCGGTGAAGCAGGATCTCCACGTCAAAGGGCTCATCGACCTTGTATTCACCTGCTCGCATCGCGGTCAAAACCAAGTCGCCCTGGCAATTCTCGGAACCGATTTCGTAGGTATAAGCGCTAGCGCTAGGCAGGGCATCAGATCCGATACCAGGGAGCGCACTGTCCGAGTCAGCTGTGCACTCATCTGAGCCTTCGTCACCACCATGCGTGCCCGTCGGCGGTTTTGTGCCATCACCGAAAAACGTCTTCAAGTACAACCTATCCGGTGTTCCTACTGCTCCTTCGAGAGTCTTGTACATCGTCGCCACATAACGCTCGCCTGGTTTGACGGGGATAGACCATGACTCCGCGTGGAAGTCGGTGCGCGAATCCTTGCCGCCATTCGGCGGGGCATCCAACTCAGCCCGGAAGATGAAGTCCTCCCCGGACTCCCACCGCGGCAGCTCCGTAGGCGTTGAGATGTCTTCGCTACCCTCGATCTGTTCCACATTGGACTCATAAATGTTTGCCGCACGCCCAGCGGCCTTCTTAATCATTGCCGCCAGGGAATCTGCATCATCCGCGTCGAGATACTCGCCGCCTGCGGCATCTGCGATACAGGAAAGCTCCTTGCGAGCCTCCTCATCGACGTTAAAACCAATGGTGTTGATGACGAGGTCGATGCCCTTTTCATGGAGTTCTTTAGCCACCTCACATACTGGCGGCGGCGCGCAGGTGTCGATTCCGTCAGACACCAGCACGATGGTGCCGTGCTGGCCACCCAATTCCTCGGCTGCCTTTTTCAGGGAATCTCCAATCGGGGTATACCCCTTAGCCTGGAGTGCATCGATGGGACCTGTAAACGAATCCCCTACGTCCTTCTTAGGGCCGCTCACCACGTGAATATCGCGGCATCCTTCTTCTTGATTCTCCGGGGCCTCGTCGACCGTTCCGCCGTAGGTAACAAGCCCGAGCGGAATGGTTCCACCCAACTCATGTACAAAATTCTTGGTCGCGTCTTTTGCTGCATCCAGACGCGTCTGACCACCAGCATCTTGCGCGTTCATGGAACCAGAGGAATCCAACACCAACATTGTTGCACCACTGTTTTCATCCACGGGAGCGACTTCCTCAGAGCGCGGGACCGAAGATGTTTCAGAGGCGGAAGAATCCGAATCAGTTACACCAGTGGGGTTCTGTGCGCGGGCAGGAACTACGGCTGCCCCTAGTGTCCCCAAGAACACCAGCAGCGTAACAAAGATAAGAGCAAGCCAGCGCTGACCTGGTGCTGATCGTGTGGGCAGAGTTGTCATAGAGAGGTGTCCACTTCCTTGAAATGAGATGGTTGTGATAAACACCATAGACAAAAGACTCAGAAGCGTCCCTCGCTGTGGGGAAGGTTCCCCCGCCACCCGCCTGCGGCGTGATGAAAAGATTGAAGGGCGTCTTACCTTTTGTGGAAAGACGCCCTTTTCGTGGAGCGGATGACGAGACTCGAACTCGCGACCCTCACCTTGGCAAGGTGATGCGCTACCAACTGCGCTACATCCGCGTGGCAAGCAGAAGCTTGCCGCGGGCTCCTCTAAGGAAACCCTGTGCGCGATACTGGGATTGAACCAGTGACCTCTTCCGTGTCAGGGAAGCGCTCTCCCGCTGAGCTAAACGCGCTCGCAGCACCCTAGAGTGGGCGCCAGCATTTTGAGGTGGAAACGGGAATCGAACCCGTGTGCACGGTTTTGCAGACCGTTGCCTCACCACTCGGCCATTCCACCGTGGCGATACCGCCTCACACACTACATGTGCTGGAGCGGATGACGAGACTCGAACTCGCGACCCTCACCTTGGCAAGGTGATGCGCTACCAACTGCGCTACATCCGCATTCGAAACCAGGCCCGGTTTCTAGGACAAAGTCCTTGTGCGCGATACTGGGATTGAACCAGTGACCTCTTCCGTGTCAGGGAAGCGCTCTCCCGCTGAGCTAAACGCGCTTATGGTGTTATCAAGGCCTGCCACACTAATGGAAGCCTTGGAGCGGATGACGAGACTCGAACTCGCGACCCTCACCTTGGCAAGGTGATGCGCTACCAACTGCGCTACATCCGCATTGCACGTTCCCGGCTGGTGTGCCGTGGTGCGAGTAGAAACATTATCGTGCGCCGCCGCAGTTTCCAAATCCGCAGCCCACGGCAACATTTCCGACCCTCCCTTACAGTCGCAGCTTACATCGATGTGATTGGGGCTGTTGGTGCCCGCTGTTGCCCGTCCCCACGATACTGAGCGCCCCACGATACTGAGACTGCGACGGCCGCACCGAGCCAGACCGAAACCAAGCTAATCCTCCGAAAGTATGGTTGAGCTGGACGATTAGGCCGTTATCTGACACGCGGTGTAGCTTAAGGGCTGCGCCAAGGTTCTATAGCTCAGTGGGAGAGCGTTCCGTTCACACCGGAAAGGTCGCTGGTTCAATCCCAGCTAGGACCACAGCTTAAACCGCAGCCTAGCTGCGGTTTTCTCGTTTTCATACCCGCCGAACATGACACCACACAAAAGGTTCCGCCCAAACACGTAGGCTGGGGCATCATGAGTGACACCACATTGATTGACACGCTGCTTGGCCCCGACAGCGAGGGAGTTCGCCTCATCGCCGTCAGTACACTGCACGGCTCAGCCACTATTGATGGCACGTCCGACCCCATGGGCAACGAGGCCGATGGAGAGCTTTTTGCCGCGCTACGCGAGTGGGCAGATGTTGCTGTGGTGGGGTCGGGAACGGTGAAGGCGGAGGGATATGAGGTGGCGACAAGCACGCGCCTAGCCGTATTGAGCCAGTCACTCGACTTTGCAGGATTCGAAGAGTTCGTCGCCGGCGGCCCCATTATCCTGACCCCCGAGGAGCGCATGACGTCCGCCGAAGCACAGCAATTAGAAGCTGCCGGCGCGGAGCTCGTGAGCACCGGAACCGGAAGCGTCACCGAAGCCATCGCTGCACTGCGCGAACGCGGCGCAACGCGCATCTCCTGCGAGGGCGGGCCATCCATCTACTCCGCGTTCATCGAATCCGGACTACTGGATAAGCTCTACCTGACCATAGATCCACATATCTCGCCATCCGTGGAGAAGCCCGTTGTGGACGGCACTGCCACCTCCCCGGCACTACGACTGGAGCTGGAGAACGCCACACCCGTCGACAGCACGGTGTTTCTGCGCTACCGGCGCATATCCACCCCGTAAACTCTCATGTCGTGACTTCTCTGGCCCCACCTTCCCTGACCACTGCCCGCCTGTGGACAGCCGCCGCGTGGCCGGCCGCCGTCATACTGGTGCTTCACCGAGTCTTCGTGCTCGCGTTTACCGGCACGGTGACGGATGATTTCGGCACGGTTTACCGCGCTATTCGCCGCTTCTGGGAGGGCATTCCTGTGTATGAACAGGACTACTCCTCCGTGGAGCCGCTGTATCTCTACAACCCTGGAGCAACGCTCCTCCTCTCCCCCATGGGGGCAGTGTCCGAGGAACACGCGCGCTACGCCTTCATCCTCGCCAACGCAGCAGCCATCATCGCAGCCTTAGCGCTCCTGACGCGCTACGTGGGGCGCAGTCTGCGCGGGCCCGTATGGCCGGTCAGCATCGCAGCGGCCTTCGCCACAGAATCTGTTGCCAACACCCTTGTTTTCACTAACATCAACGGCCTGTTATTACTCGCCATGGCCGCGTTCCTCGTGCTGCTAGATCGGCACAGCTGGGCCGCAGGTCTCTGCATCGGGCTGGCCATCCTTGTTAAGCCCCAATTCGCACCCCTACTTTTCCTCGCGCTCGTTCACAAGCGCTGGTGGGTACTGGGCCTCGGCATAACCGTTCCTGTAGTTACCAACCTGATTGCTTGGCCACTTGTTCCCGGCACGGAAGGCTTCCGCGCGCACCTTCTCCCTTACCTAGCCACCACCCGCGACTACGCGAACGCGTCTTGGCCGGGAGTACGAGCTTACTTTGATCTGCCAGGTACGCTTTATTACCCCATCTGGCTGTTCTTCGCCCTGCTCTGCGCTGCAGCCATCCTTGGGCTTCTACGCTGGCGAGACTCCGAGCCCGAATTCTGGGCACTGAGCACCACCGGAATCATCATGGTCGGTATTTTCTTTCTCTCCTCCTTGGGCCAGCAGTACTATTCCATGTGGCTCTTCCCCATGATGTTCACGGTGCTGCTAACGCGTTCGGTATTTCACTCGTGGGGTGCATGGCTAGCAGCAATTTTATTCTTGGGGCCGTTCGAGTGGACGTCGTCAAGCATGCCCACCGCAGCACAGTGGATGAGCGTCTTCATCGCCACTATCGGCTGGGGATTGCTCATTATTGTCACCGCGTCGTCCGTCGCCGGCTGGTGGACAGCAGAGCGCAGTACTGGCCCGCGGCCTAGAGCGGACGATAAAATCCGAGCATGACCAATTTTAAGCTCATTGCAGATACCGAATGGCGCAAGCGGCTTTCACCCGAAGAGTATTACGTCCTGCGCGAAGCCGGCACCGAACCGCCACACGTTGGCGAATACACCAACACCACCACCGAGGGCGTGTACTCCTGCAAAGCGTGCGGCGCAGAACTTTTCCGCTCGACCGAAAAATTCGAGTCGCACTGCGGCTGGCCGTCGTTCTTCTCCCCGCTTGCCGGCGACACAGTCATTGAGCGCGAGGACAACTCACTCGGTATGCGCCGTATCGAGGTGCTCTGCGCGAATTGCGAGTCACACTTGGGCCATGTCTTTGAAGGCGAGGGGTACGATACTCCGACCGATCTTCGCTACTGCATCAACTCGATCTGCCTCGACCTTGAAGAAAAGCCGGTGGAAGACTAAACCTCCCACCGGCTTCGCACGGTAGCCTTCGCGCACCTTAAGGCAAGATTTCCATCAGCTCGGCGACGTCCTTAACACGGCGGCCGGTGTGGAACGGAATCTCCTCGCGCACGTGGTGACGGGCCTCGGTGTAGCGCATGAGATACATCAGATCCACGATGCGGTGCAGCTCCGGGGCTTCAAAAGCGAGAATCCATTCATAATCCCCCAAGGCGAAAGCTGGCACGGTGTTAGCGCGCACATCCGGGTAGTCGCGCGCCTGCATACCGTGCTCCATGAGGATCCGGCGGCGCTTCTCCTCATCCATGGTGTACCAATCGTAAGAGCGCACGAATGGGTACACTGAAATCCACTCGCCCGGCTCCTCGCCCATGATGAAGGACGGCAGATGCGACTTGTTGAACTCAGCTGGACGGTGCAGCGCGTTACCAACCCACGTCACTTCGGAAACCTGCCCCAGGACGGTCTCACGGCGGAAGTCAGCAAAGGCCTTCTGAATATCAGCAAACTCCTCCGCATGCCACCAAATCATAAAGTCAGCGGACTCACGCATGCCGGACAGGTCATAGATACCACGCACGGTAACCACACCGGTCTCTGCCAGATCGGAAAAGAACTTCTGCGCCTGTGCGATAGCGTCTTGACGCTCCGAGCCCAATGTACCAGGGATGACCTGAAATACCGCGTGCTGCGAATACCGCTGGACCTTGTTGAGCTCGTTGAAGTTGACCTTCGACATGCGTAATCTCCTTGCTCGGAAGCGACTGAATTTCTTATCCATCATAAGTTGTAGGCCCAGCCTT is a genomic window of Corynebacterium singulare containing:
- a CDS encoding vWA domain-containing protein; the encoded protein is MTTLPTRSAPGQRWLALIFVTLLVFLGTLGAAVVPARAQNPTGVTDSDSSASETSSVPRSEEVAPVDENSGATMLVLDSSGSMNAQDAGGQTRLDAAKDATKNFVHELGGTIPLGLVTYGGTVDEAPENQEEGCRDIHVVSGPKKDVGDSFTGPIDALQAKGYTPIGDSLKKAAEELGGQHGTIVLVSDGIDTCAPPPVCEVAKELHEKGIDLVINTIGFNVDEEARKELSCIADAAGGEYLDADDADSLAAMIKKAAGRAANIYESNVEQIEGSEDISTPTELPRWESGEDFIFRAELDAPPNGGKDSRTDFHAESWSIPVKPGERYVATMYKTLEGAVGTPDRLYLKTFFGDGTKPPTGTHGGDEGSDECTADSDSALPGIGSDALPSASAYTYEIGSENCQGDLVLTAMRAGEYKVDEPFDVEILLHRVDPVSNKDELVSGLSSELDGELHANANGAEQMAPGNWFNNAAELRSGQTIETDIVQGEAHVYKVPMKEGQQLAAAIKAGEVSDEQALQYSFLDVAILNPVREEAGEPENLIWPKEGDEGSASASKPVAFSNRFSSNAANSYGNANWLEGDYYIVVTLDSGKGDESGEGEDNPSDKRATMKYYLTSKVLGDPIQGPKYEPVSDKTEEPRPSDENKTETKDQARGADDKSGKMMSGLLYALGAAGLILLFATIILLVFLLRGRGR
- a CDS encoding dihydrofolate reductase family protein, whose product is MSDTTLIDTLLGPDSEGVRLIAVSTLHGSATIDGTSDPMGNEADGELFAALREWADVAVVGSGTVKAEGYEVATSTRLAVLSQSLDFAGFEEFVAGGPIILTPEERMTSAEAQQLEAAGAELVSTGTGSVTEAIAALRERGATRISCEGGPSIYSAFIESGLLDKLYLTIDPHISPSVEKPVVDGTATSPALRLELENATPVDSTVFLRYRRISTP
- a CDS encoding glycosyltransferase family 87 protein; the protein is MTSLAPPSLTTARLWTAAAWPAAVILVLHRVFVLAFTGTVTDDFGTVYRAIRRFWEGIPVYEQDYSSVEPLYLYNPGATLLLSPMGAVSEEHARYAFILANAAAIIAALALLTRYVGRSLRGPVWPVSIAAAFATESVANTLVFTNINGLLLLAMAAFLVLLDRHSWAAGLCIGLAILVKPQFAPLLFLALVHKRWWVLGLGITVPVVTNLIAWPLVPGTEGFRAHLLPYLATTRDYANASWPGVRAYFDLPGTLYYPIWLFFALLCAAAILGLLRWRDSEPEFWALSTTGIIMVGIFFLSSLGQQYYSMWLFPMMFTVLLTRSVFHSWGAWLAAILFLGPFEWTSSSMPTAAQWMSVFIATIGWGLLIIVTASSVAGWWTAERSTGPRPRADDKIRA
- the msrB gene encoding peptide-methionine (R)-S-oxide reductase MsrB, whose translation is MTNFKLIADTEWRKRLSPEEYYVLREAGTEPPHVGEYTNTTTEGVYSCKACGAELFRSTEKFESHCGWPSFFSPLAGDTVIEREDNSLGMRRIEVLCANCESHLGHVFEGEGYDTPTDLRYCINSICLDLEEKPVED
- the hemQ gene encoding hydrogen peroxide-dependent heme synthase, which produces MSKVNFNELNKVQRYSQHAVFQVIPGTLGSERQDAIAQAQKFFSDLAETGVVTVRGIYDLSGMRESADFMIWWHAEEFADIQKAFADFRRETVLGQVSEVTWVGNALHRPAEFNKSHLPSFIMGEEPGEWISVYPFVRSYDWYTMDEEKRRRILMEHGMQARDYPDVRANTVPAFALGDYEWILAFEAPELHRIVDLMYLMRYTEARHHVREEIPFHTGRRVKDVAELMEILP